The following coding sequences are from one Remersonia thermophila strain ATCC 22073 chromosome 2, whole genome shotgun sequence window:
- a CDS encoding 60S ribosomal protein eL37 encodes MTKGTSSFGKRHTKTHGLCRRCGRRAFHNQKKTCASCGYPAAKTRKYNWSEKAKRRKVTGTGRVRYLSTVARRFKNGFRTGTPKGAQGPTAAASS; translated from the exons ATGA CGAAGGGTACCTCCAGCTTCGGCAAGCG CCACACCAAGACCCACGGTCTCTGCCGGCGTTGCGG ccgccgcgccttccACAACCAGAAGAAGACCTGCGCCTCGTGCGGCTACCCTGCCGCTAAGACCCGCAAGT ACAACTGGTCCGAGAAGGCGAAGCGCAGAAAGGTGACGGGCACCGGCCGCGTCCGCTACCTCAGCACCGTCGCGAGGAGGTTCAAGAACGGCTTCCGGACCGGCACTCCCAAGGGCGCCCAGGGCCCCACCGCGGCCGCTTCTTCATAA